In one window of Bdellovibrio bacteriovorus W DNA:
- a CDS encoding galactokinase (COG2605 Predicted kinase related to galactokinase and mevalonate kinase) — MEKIVVKSPTRVDLAGGTLDLWPLFLFVGGATTVNVAIDIYTNVEIEPLSDSRVILDSVDLKLRKEYKNLQEALADTDSRMILLQTQLRYWKPEQGFVLKTSSQSPVGGGLGGSSSLTIGLMKAFSIFCKRPFKDSHHIVNVAHNIEAEILNTPTGTQDYYPAYSGGINVLKYNYDGITQEILTDGIEELRSHFMLVYTGRPHHSGLNNFEVMKSAVAKDPEVVEALKDLAQVALEVESAIRKKNWTLLGGLFRREYAARIRLTPEFSSPEIEKLAELSLQNGAEAVKICGAGGGGCVLVWCPPEKQRGVAEECQKAGFQVMDAKPVDPLQNQN; from the coding sequence ATGGAAAAAATCGTGGTGAAATCACCGACACGAGTGGACTTAGCAGGCGGCACTTTAGATTTATGGCCGCTTTTCTTATTTGTTGGTGGGGCCACCACTGTGAATGTGGCGATTGATATCTATACCAATGTTGAAATTGAGCCTTTGAGCGATTCCCGAGTGATTTTAGACTCGGTAGATCTGAAGTTGCGCAAAGAGTATAAGAATTTGCAGGAGGCTTTGGCGGATACGGATTCACGCATGATATTATTGCAGACTCAGCTTCGCTACTGGAAGCCAGAGCAAGGGTTTGTTTTGAAAACCTCTTCACAGAGCCCTGTTGGTGGTGGTTTGGGGGGCAGTTCTTCACTGACGATAGGTTTGATGAAAGCTTTTTCAATTTTTTGTAAAAGGCCTTTTAAAGACTCCCATCACATCGTCAATGTAGCTCACAATATCGAGGCTGAGATTTTAAACACACCGACGGGGACGCAGGATTATTATCCGGCATACTCTGGTGGAATAAATGTTTTGAAGTATAACTATGATGGAATCACGCAAGAGATCTTAACGGACGGTATTGAAGAACTGCGTAGTCATTTCATGCTTGTTTATACAGGAAGACCTCACCATTCAGGTTTGAATAATTTTGAGGTTATGAAGTCCGCAGTGGCTAAAGACCCCGAAGTTGTAGAGGCGCTGAAAGATCTGGCGCAAGTAGCTTTGGAAGTGGAATCTGCAATTCGTAAGAAAAACTGGACGCTTTTAGGCGGCCTCTTCAGACGCGAATATGCGGCAAGAATCCGTTTAACCCCTGAGTTTTCCAGTCCTGAGATCGAAAAGCTTGCGGAACTCTCTTTGCAGAATGGGGCAGAGGCTGTTAAAATTTGTGGAGCTGGGGGAGGAGGCTGTGTCCTTGTTTGGTGTCCTCCAGAAAAACAAAGAGGAGTGGCTGAAGAATGCCAAAAAGCCGGCTTTCAGGTGATGGACGCAAAACCCGTCGATCCACTGCAAAACCAGAATTAG